From Novosphingobium resinovorum, the proteins below share one genomic window:
- a CDS encoding ABC-F family ATP-binding cassette domain-containing protein: protein MLSIRDITVRLGGRTIIDGASATLPQNGKIGLIGRNGAGKSTLVKTIIGELDPDGGSVEMPRRARLGYIAQEAPNGTRTPFEAVVEADTERTALLAEAETCTDPNRLGDVHERLIAIDAYTAPARAARILVGLGFDEEMQARPLDSFSGGWKMRVALASLLFSEPDVMLLDEPSNHLDLEATLWLENFLKSYPKTLLVISHERDLLNTVVDHILHLQQGKLTLYPGDYDSFERIRAERAAQAAAARANQEAQKKKLADYVARNSARASTAKQAQSRAKMLAKMQPIAAMAEDASLSFDFPSPDELRPPLITLDLAAVGYVEDKPILRRLNLRIDPEDRIALLGRNGNGKTTLARLLARQLEPMEGGITFSPKIRIGYFTQYQVEELPGDSTPLELMTRAMEGKPPLAVRGQLGRFGFSGNRATAVTGTLSGGERARLALALVTRDAPHMLILDEPTNHLDVDAREALVQALNSFEGAVILVSHDRHMVELAADRLVLVEGGTAENYDGSMEDYIDFVLGRNQPKVETVSAKGGDAPVKKSGAIAREELKALRKKVTAAETRMKRAQAHVDSLLDALADPASAKGDLKGLAVGALGKLHGTAAEALELAETEWLEVHEELETLMGRGK from the coding sequence ATGTTGAGCATTCGCGATATCACCGTGCGCCTCGGCGGCCGCACCATCATCGACGGCGCGTCGGCCACGCTGCCGCAAAACGGCAAGATCGGGCTGATCGGCCGTAACGGCGCCGGCAAGTCCACGCTGGTGAAGACCATCATTGGCGAACTCGATCCCGACGGCGGTTCGGTCGAGATGCCGCGCCGTGCGCGTCTCGGCTACATTGCGCAGGAGGCACCCAACGGCACCCGAACCCCATTCGAGGCAGTGGTAGAAGCCGACACCGAGCGCACCGCACTTCTGGCCGAGGCCGAGACGTGCACCGATCCCAACCGCCTCGGCGACGTGCACGAGCGGCTGATCGCGATCGACGCCTACACCGCCCCTGCCCGCGCGGCGCGCATCCTCGTCGGCCTCGGCTTCGACGAGGAGATGCAGGCGCGCCCTCTCGACAGTTTCTCGGGTGGCTGGAAGATGCGCGTCGCGCTCGCCTCGCTGCTGTTCTCCGAGCCCGACGTCATGCTGCTCGACGAACCGTCGAACCACCTCGACCTCGAAGCGACGCTGTGGCTGGAGAACTTCCTCAAGAGCTACCCCAAGACGCTGCTGGTCATCAGCCACGAGCGCGACCTGCTCAACACCGTGGTCGATCACATCCTGCACCTGCAACAGGGCAAGCTGACGCTCTATCCCGGCGACTACGACAGCTTCGAGCGCATCCGCGCCGAACGCGCCGCCCAGGCCGCCGCCGCCCGCGCCAACCAGGAAGCGCAGAAGAAGAAGCTGGCCGATTACGTCGCGCGCAATTCGGCGCGTGCCTCGACCGCGAAGCAGGCGCAGTCTCGCGCCAAGATGTTGGCGAAGATGCAGCCGATCGCGGCGATGGCGGAGGACGCCTCGCTCAGCTTCGACTTCCCCAGCCCCGACGAACTGCGCCCACCGCTCATCACGCTGGACCTCGCCGCCGTGGGCTACGTCGAGGACAAGCCGATCCTGCGCCGCCTCAACTTGCGCATCGATCCCGAGGACCGCATCGCGCTGCTGGGCCGCAACGGCAACGGCAAGACCACGCTGGCGCGCCTGCTTGCACGCCAGCTGGAGCCGATGGAAGGCGGGATCACCTTCTCGCCCAAGATCCGCATCGGCTACTTCACGCAGTATCAGGTGGAGGAACTGCCGGGCGATTCCACCCCGCTGGAACTGATGACCCGCGCGATGGAGGGCAAGCCGCCGCTCGCGGTGCGCGGGCAGCTCGGCCGCTTCGGCTTCTCGGGCAACCGCGCGACGGCGGTGACTGGCACGCTTTCGGGCGGTGAGCGCGCGCGTCTGGCGCTGGCGCTGGTGACGCGCGACGCGCCGCACATGCTGATCCTCGACGAGCCGACCAACCACCTCGACGTCGATGCGCGCGAGGCTCTGGTGCAGGCGCTCAACTCGTTCGAGGGCGCGGTGATCCTCGTCAGCCACGATCGCCACATGGTCGAACTGGCGGCCGACCGGCTGGTACTGGTCGAAGGCGGCACGGCGGAGAACTACGACGGGTCGATGGAGGACTACATCGACTTCGTGCTCGGCCGGAACCAGCCCAAGGTCGAGACGGTCTCAGCCAAGGGCGGCGATGCACCGGTCAAGAAGAGCGGCGCCATCGCGCGCGAGGAACTGAAGGCACTGCGCAAGAAGGTGACGGCGGCCGAGACGCGCATGAAGCGCGCACAAGCTCACGTCGACAGCCTGCTCGACGCGCTGGCCGATCCGGCCTCGGCGAAGGGCGATCTCAAGGGCCTGGCAGTCGGTGCGCTGGGCAAGCTTCACGGGACGGCGGCGGAAGCCCTCGAACTGGCCGAGACCGAATGGCTGGAGGTCCACGAAGAACTCGAAACCTTGATGGGCCGCGGGAAATGA
- a CDS encoding GreA/GreB family elongation factor, whose amino-acid sequence MSVAFRRDGDEEHLEPKFEVPIPPGPNLVTVHGRQLIVGKIAELEAQVAALTEETALTSAKRDLRYWQARVDTAQVQPVPEGGIVRFGSRVRFMLGGKAREIVIVGHDEADPAHDRLAFVAPLAKALLGAEVGDFVDFNGREEAIEVLEVSAG is encoded by the coding sequence ATGAGCGTCGCCTTCCGGCGCGACGGGGATGAGGAGCACTTGGAGCCCAAGTTCGAGGTGCCGATCCCGCCGGGTCCGAACCTTGTGACCGTACACGGGCGGCAACTGATCGTCGGCAAGATCGCGGAATTGGAAGCACAAGTCGCGGCACTGACCGAGGAGACCGCGCTCACTTCGGCCAAGCGGGATTTGCGCTACTGGCAGGCGCGGGTCGATACGGCGCAAGTGCAGCCGGTGCCGGAGGGCGGCATCGTCCGCTTCGGCAGCCGCGTGCGGTTCATGCTGGGGGGCAAGGCGCGCGAGATCGTCATCGTCGGCCATGACGAGGCAGATCCGGCGCACGACCGGCTCGCATTCGTCGCCCCGCTCGCCAAGGCACTGCTGGGCGCGGAAGTGGGCGATTTCGTGGACTTCAACGGCCGGGAAGAGGCGATCGAAGTTCTGGAAGTCAGCGCGGGATAA